The following nucleotide sequence is from Ferruginibacter lapsinanis.
GCTGACATCCTTTTCAAAATAAATTGATCATTCATTGCCATAGGCTCCATGAAGACAAGTACAAAAAATATTGATATAGCAAGGAAAAAATAAGGCTGCCTGTTAAATAGCAGGATTGACGAGGCTTATTGCAAGTCATAGATTTCAGGTTCATGATATTTGGATTTTATACCCCAAAAAAACTATGAATCTTTAATAATAGTATACGCCCCAACCGAGATGTTGTGTTTATGTGATTTTGATCAACTGTAGAATTGATAAAGATCAATATATTGAATGGTCTGTATGGAATTGTAGCCGATAGAATTGAAATTGTACGAGCAGCGTTTACCTGTTATGAAAGAGGTTATCCGGATCTTATCGCCTTGCTTCGTAACTCCTAAGCCAAGTGGGTAGGTACGTTAGTTAACCTTATCGCTACTACATGTAAAATATAGTGACGTCCTCCCCTTGCATTATACCAAAGCAGAGAGTCATTGCCCGGAAACGAGATAATTAAGCTTTATGAGGCTTCTCCCTCAGGTACTTACGAATTTCCGGAACAGAATTACCAACTTTATCAATGATGGATAATAATTTTTCCGGTCCTATTCCTAAATGGGCAGTCCACCATATAAATTCTCCGCAATGATTTACATTAATTTTTTCAAAATTAGAGGGCAATTTTATTTTTAATTCATTACTCATGTC
It contains:
- a CDS encoding DUF3606 domain-containing protein — encoded protein: MSNELKIKLPSNFEKINVNHCGEFIWWTAHLGIGPEKLLSIIDKVGNSVPEIRKYLREKPHKA